One Setaria viridis chromosome 3, Setaria_viridis_v4.0, whole genome shotgun sequence DNA window includes the following coding sequences:
- the LOC117848966 gene encoding receptor homology region, transmembrane domain- and RING domain-containing protein 1 isoform X5: protein MKSRFLFLCVMVCLMAQLGAANVVLMGNNLTLSFDDIEASFAPGVKASGVNGIVYAAEPLNACSPLTINAVEGLPSPFALVIRGGCAFDEKVKNVQDAGFKAAIVYDNENSGVLVSMAGSSSGIHIYAVFVSKASGEVLKKFSGHTDVEVWILPTFENSAWVIMAISFISLLAMSAVLATCFFVRRHRIRRDHPRNLEAREFHGMSSQLVKAMPSLIFTKVQEDNCTSSMCAICLEDYSFGEKLRVLPCRHSRAETGSFSDLHSEARSSKLSTPVKTAASDPSDTVQK, encoded by the exons ATGAAGAGTAGATTTCTCTTTCTTTGTGTCATGGTCTGTCTAATGGCTCAGCTGGGAGCTGCCAATGTCGTGCTAATGGGGAATAATCTGACCTTGTCATTTGATGACATCGAGGCAAGCTTTG CTCCAGGAGTGAAAGCGTCAGGAGTTAATGGCATAGTTTATGCCGCCGAACCTTTAAATGCCTGCAGCCCATTAACAATCAATGCAGTTGAGGGCCTGCCGTCTCCTTTTGCGTTGGTTATAAGAGGTGGATGTGCATTTGATGAGAAAGTAAAAAATGTGCAGGATGCTGGATTCAAAGCTGCAATCGTATATGACAACGAAAATAGTGGGGTTCTGGTTTCAA TGGCTGGAAGCTCAAGTGGTATTCATATATATGCTGTGTTCGTATCAAAGGCCTCAGGAGAGGTGTTGAAGAAGTTTTCAGGCCATACTGATGTAGAGGTGTGGATACTACCTACATTCGAGAACTCAGCCTGGGTGATCATGGCAATCTCATTCATATCGCTACTTGCCATGTCTGCTGTATTAGCTACATGTTTCTTTGTGAGAAGACATCGAATAAGGAGGGACCACCCTAGAAATCTGGAAGCTCGAGAATTCCATGGAATGAGCAGTCAGTTAGTTAAGGCGATGCCAAGTCTTATTTTCACAAAAGTGCAAGAAGATAACTGCACATCGTCAATGTGTGCCATTTGCCTAGAAGACTACAGTTTTGGAGAGAAGCTTAGAGTGCTGCCCTGCCGTCACA GCAGAGCAGAGACAGGCTCTTTTTCAGACTTGCATTCGGAGGCCAGATCGAGCAAGCTCTCCACTCCAGTAAAAACAGCAGCGAGTGATCCATCGGATACGGTACAGAAATAG
- the LOC117848966 gene encoding receptor homology region, transmembrane domain- and RING domain-containing protein 1 isoform X3 — MKSRFLFLCVMVCLMAQLGAANVVLMGNNLTLSFDDIEASFAPGVKASGVNGIVYAAEPLNACSPLTINADAGFKAAIVYDNENSGVLVSMAGSSSGIHIYAVFVSKASGEVLKKFSGHTDVEVWILPTFENSAWVIMAISFISLLAMSAVLATCFFVRRHRIRRDHPRNLEAREFHGMSSQLVKAMPSLIFTKVQEDNCTSSMCAICLEDYSFGEKLRVLPCRHKFHAACVDLWLTSWRTFCPVCKQDASSGVSELAATEATPLLSSAVRLPSQSSSSRLSVAASPPRPISRRPSSHSVSRAYSVSSTPQSPNPFRSYTNSPGISTSRSNADLANMSSPHPRISHLSSTHSLVGSHLSPPISIRYSSPHVSQFGHGSPSVHVGSSYMSNSLYGSSSYYYLGASSQHGSYLRRCGESGPSLSTMVPQSPQQSQLGHGGESSEANVTAGASSAQSLQQSYLRHCGDSDASLSDMMSAQSLPGC, encoded by the exons ATGAAGAGTAGATTTCTCTTTCTTTGTGTCATGGTCTGTCTAATGGCTCAGCTGGGAGCTGCCAATGTCGTGCTAATGGGGAATAATCTGACCTTGTCATTTGATGACATCGAGGCAAGCTTTG CTCCAGGAGTGAAAGCGTCAGGAGTTAATGGCATAGTTTATGCCGCCGAACCTTTAAATGCCTGCAGCCCATTAACAATCAATGCA GATGCTGGATTCAAAGCTGCAATCGTATATGACAACGAAAATAGTGGGGTTCTGGTTTCAA TGGCTGGAAGCTCAAGTGGTATTCATATATATGCTGTGTTCGTATCAAAGGCCTCAGGAGAGGTGTTGAAGAAGTTTTCAGGCCATACTGATGTAGAGGTGTGGATACTACCTACATTCGAGAACTCAGCCTGGGTGATCATGGCAATCTCATTCATATCGCTACTTGCCATGTCTGCTGTATTAGCTACATGTTTCTTTGTGAGAAGACATCGAATAAGGAGGGACCACCCTAGAAATCTGGAAGCTCGAGAATTCCATGGAATGAGCAGTCAGTTAGTTAAGGCGATGCCAAGTCTTATTTTCACAAAAGTGCAAGAAGATAACTGCACATCGTCAATGTGTGCCATTTGCCTAGAAGACTACAGTTTTGGAGAGAAGCTTAGAGTGCTGCCCTGCCGTCACA AGTTCCATGCAGCTTGTGTGGACTTGTGGCTGACTTCTTGGAGAACATTCTGTCCTGTATGCAAGCAAGATGCAAGTAGTGGAGTATCAGAACTTGCTGCTACAGAGGCCACCCCGTTACTTTCTTCTGCTGTTCGGTTACCTTCTCAGTCATCTTCATCCCGGTTGAGTGTGGCAGCATCCCCTCCCAGACCAATAAGCCGGCGTCCTTCGTCGCACTCGGTTTCTCGCGCTTACTCTGTTTCTAGTACCCCCCAGTCTCCCAACCCCTTTAGATCTTACACAAACTCTCCTGGCATCAGTACAAGCAGAAGCAATGCCGACCTTGCAAACATGTCATCTCCCCATCCTCGCATCTCACATTTGTCGTCGACACACTCCCTTGTTGGCAGCCACTTGTCACCACCAATCAGTATAAGGTATTCATCGCCCCATGTATCCCAGTTTGGCCATGGATCACCTAGCGTACATGTTGGTTCATCCTATATGTCCAATTCTTTGTATGGATCTTCGAGCTACTACTATCTTGGAGCCTCCAGCCAGCATGGATCATACCTAAGGCGGTGTGGGGAATCAGGGCCAAGCCTGTCTACCATGGTCCCTCAGTCACCACAGCAGTCCCAGCTGGGGCATGGTGGTGAGTCGTCGGAGGCAAATGTGACGGCAGGCGCATCATCAGCTCAGTCCTTGCAGCAATCCTACCTGAGACACTGTGGCGATTCAGATGCCAGTTTGTCTGACATGATGTCAGCCCAGTCCTTGCCGGGATGCTGA
- the LOC117848966 gene encoding receptor homology region, transmembrane domain- and RING domain-containing protein 1 isoform X1, which translates to MKSRFLFLCVMVCLMAQLGAANVVLMGNNLTLSFDDIEASFAPGVKASGVNGIVYAAEPLNACSPLTINAVEGLPSPFALVIRGGCAFDEKVKNVQDAGFKAAIVYDNENSGVLVSMAGSSSGIHIYAVFVSKASGEVLKKFSGHTDVEVWILPTFENSAWVIMAISFISLLAMSAVLATCFFVRRHRIRRDHPRNLEAREFHGMSSQLVKAMPSLIFTKVQEDNCTSSMCAICLEDYSFGEKLRVLPCRHKFHAACVDLWLTSWRTFCPVCKQDASSGVSELAATEATPLLSSAVRLPSQSSSSRLSVAASPPRPISRRPSSHSVSRAYSVSSTPQSPNPFRSYTNSPGISTSRSNADLANMSSPHPRISHLSSTHSLVGSHLSPPISIRYSSPHVSQFGHGSPSVHVGSSYMSNSLYGSSSYYYLGASSQHGSYLRRCGESGPSLSTMVPQSPQQSQLGHGGESSEANVTAGASSAQSLQQSYLRHCGDSDASLSDMMSAQSLPGC; encoded by the exons ATGAAGAGTAGATTTCTCTTTCTTTGTGTCATGGTCTGTCTAATGGCTCAGCTGGGAGCTGCCAATGTCGTGCTAATGGGGAATAATCTGACCTTGTCATTTGATGACATCGAGGCAAGCTTTG CTCCAGGAGTGAAAGCGTCAGGAGTTAATGGCATAGTTTATGCCGCCGAACCTTTAAATGCCTGCAGCCCATTAACAATCAATGCAGTTGAGGGCCTGCCGTCTCCTTTTGCGTTGGTTATAAGAGGTGGATGTGCATTTGATGAGAAAGTAAAAAATGTGCAGGATGCTGGATTCAAAGCTGCAATCGTATATGACAACGAAAATAGTGGGGTTCTGGTTTCAA TGGCTGGAAGCTCAAGTGGTATTCATATATATGCTGTGTTCGTATCAAAGGCCTCAGGAGAGGTGTTGAAGAAGTTTTCAGGCCATACTGATGTAGAGGTGTGGATACTACCTACATTCGAGAACTCAGCCTGGGTGATCATGGCAATCTCATTCATATCGCTACTTGCCATGTCTGCTGTATTAGCTACATGTTTCTTTGTGAGAAGACATCGAATAAGGAGGGACCACCCTAGAAATCTGGAAGCTCGAGAATTCCATGGAATGAGCAGTCAGTTAGTTAAGGCGATGCCAAGTCTTATTTTCACAAAAGTGCAAGAAGATAACTGCACATCGTCAATGTGTGCCATTTGCCTAGAAGACTACAGTTTTGGAGAGAAGCTTAGAGTGCTGCCCTGCCGTCACA AGTTCCATGCAGCTTGTGTGGACTTGTGGCTGACTTCTTGGAGAACATTCTGTCCTGTATGCAAGCAAGATGCAAGTAGTGGAGTATCAGAACTTGCTGCTACAGAGGCCACCCCGTTACTTTCTTCTGCTGTTCGGTTACCTTCTCAGTCATCTTCATCCCGGTTGAGTGTGGCAGCATCCCCTCCCAGACCAATAAGCCGGCGTCCTTCGTCGCACTCGGTTTCTCGCGCTTACTCTGTTTCTAGTACCCCCCAGTCTCCCAACCCCTTTAGATCTTACACAAACTCTCCTGGCATCAGTACAAGCAGAAGCAATGCCGACCTTGCAAACATGTCATCTCCCCATCCTCGCATCTCACATTTGTCGTCGACACACTCCCTTGTTGGCAGCCACTTGTCACCACCAATCAGTATAAGGTATTCATCGCCCCATGTATCCCAGTTTGGCCATGGATCACCTAGCGTACATGTTGGTTCATCCTATATGTCCAATTCTTTGTATGGATCTTCGAGCTACTACTATCTTGGAGCCTCCAGCCAGCATGGATCATACCTAAGGCGGTGTGGGGAATCAGGGCCAAGCCTGTCTACCATGGTCCCTCAGTCACCACAGCAGTCCCAGCTGGGGCATGGTGGTGAGTCGTCGGAGGCAAATGTGACGGCAGGCGCATCATCAGCTCAGTCCTTGCAGCAATCCTACCTGAGACACTGTGGCGATTCAGATGCCAGTTTGTCTGACATGATGTCAGCCCAGTCCTTGCCGGGATGCTGA
- the LOC117848966 gene encoding receptor homology region, transmembrane domain- and RING domain-containing protein 1 isoform X4, which produces MTSRQALDLKCHFDWLAAPGVKASGVNGIVYAAEPLNACSPLTINADAGFKAAIVYDNENSGVLVSMAGSSSGIHIYAVFVSKASGEVLKKFSGHTDVEVWILPTFENSAWVIMAISFISLLAMSAVLATCFFVRRHRIRRDHPRNLEAREFHGMSSQLVKAMPSLIFTKVQEDNCTSSMCAICLEDYSFGEKLRVLPCRHKFHAACVDLWLTSWRTFCPVCKQDASSGVSELAATEATPLLSSAVRLPSQSSSSRLSVAASPPRPISRRPSSHSVSRAYSVSSTPQSPNPFRSYTNSPGISTSRSNADLANMSSPHPRISHLSSTHSLVGSHLSPPISIRYSSPHVSQFGHGSPSVHVGSSYMSNSLYGSSSYYYLGASSQHGSYLRRCGESGPSLSTMVPQSPQQSQLGHGGESSEANVTAGASSAQSLQQSYLRHCGDSDASLSDMMSAQSLPGC; this is translated from the exons ATGACATCGAGGCAAGCTTTG GATTTAAAATGCCATTTCGATTGGCTTGCAGCTCCAGGAGTGAAAGCGTCAGGAGTTAATGGCATAGTTTATGCCGCCGAACCTTTAAATGCCTGCAGCCCATTAACAATCAATGCA GATGCTGGATTCAAAGCTGCAATCGTATATGACAACGAAAATAGTGGGGTTCTGGTTTCAA TGGCTGGAAGCTCAAGTGGTATTCATATATATGCTGTGTTCGTATCAAAGGCCTCAGGAGAGGTGTTGAAGAAGTTTTCAGGCCATACTGATGTAGAGGTGTGGATACTACCTACATTCGAGAACTCAGCCTGGGTGATCATGGCAATCTCATTCATATCGCTACTTGCCATGTCTGCTGTATTAGCTACATGTTTCTTTGTGAGAAGACATCGAATAAGGAGGGACCACCCTAGAAATCTGGAAGCTCGAGAATTCCATGGAATGAGCAGTCAGTTAGTTAAGGCGATGCCAAGTCTTATTTTCACAAAAGTGCAAGAAGATAACTGCACATCGTCAATGTGTGCCATTTGCCTAGAAGACTACAGTTTTGGAGAGAAGCTTAGAGTGCTGCCCTGCCGTCACA AGTTCCATGCAGCTTGTGTGGACTTGTGGCTGACTTCTTGGAGAACATTCTGTCCTGTATGCAAGCAAGATGCAAGTAGTGGAGTATCAGAACTTGCTGCTACAGAGGCCACCCCGTTACTTTCTTCTGCTGTTCGGTTACCTTCTCAGTCATCTTCATCCCGGTTGAGTGTGGCAGCATCCCCTCCCAGACCAATAAGCCGGCGTCCTTCGTCGCACTCGGTTTCTCGCGCTTACTCTGTTTCTAGTACCCCCCAGTCTCCCAACCCCTTTAGATCTTACACAAACTCTCCTGGCATCAGTACAAGCAGAAGCAATGCCGACCTTGCAAACATGTCATCTCCCCATCCTCGCATCTCACATTTGTCGTCGACACACTCCCTTGTTGGCAGCCACTTGTCACCACCAATCAGTATAAGGTATTCATCGCCCCATGTATCCCAGTTTGGCCATGGATCACCTAGCGTACATGTTGGTTCATCCTATATGTCCAATTCTTTGTATGGATCTTCGAGCTACTACTATCTTGGAGCCTCCAGCCAGCATGGATCATACCTAAGGCGGTGTGGGGAATCAGGGCCAAGCCTGTCTACCATGGTCCCTCAGTCACCACAGCAGTCCCAGCTGGGGCATGGTGGTGAGTCGTCGGAGGCAAATGTGACGGCAGGCGCATCATCAGCTCAGTCCTTGCAGCAATCCTACCTGAGACACTGTGGCGATTCAGATGCCAGTTTGTCTGACATGATGTCAGCCCAGTCCTTGCCGGGATGCTGA
- the LOC117848966 gene encoding receptor homology region, transmembrane domain- and RING domain-containing protein 1 isoform X2, with product MTSRQALDLKCHFDWLAAPGVKASGVNGIVYAAEPLNACSPLTINAVEGLPSPFALVIRGGCAFDEKVKNVQDAGFKAAIVYDNENSGVLVSMAGSSSGIHIYAVFVSKASGEVLKKFSGHTDVEVWILPTFENSAWVIMAISFISLLAMSAVLATCFFVRRHRIRRDHPRNLEAREFHGMSSQLVKAMPSLIFTKVQEDNCTSSMCAICLEDYSFGEKLRVLPCRHKFHAACVDLWLTSWRTFCPVCKQDASSGVSELAATEATPLLSSAVRLPSQSSSSRLSVAASPPRPISRRPSSHSVSRAYSVSSTPQSPNPFRSYTNSPGISTSRSNADLANMSSPHPRISHLSSTHSLVGSHLSPPISIRYSSPHVSQFGHGSPSVHVGSSYMSNSLYGSSSYYYLGASSQHGSYLRRCGESGPSLSTMVPQSPQQSQLGHGGESSEANVTAGASSAQSLQQSYLRHCGDSDASLSDMMSAQSLPGC from the exons ATGACATCGAGGCAAGCTTTG GATTTAAAATGCCATTTCGATTGGCTTGCAGCTCCAGGAGTGAAAGCGTCAGGAGTTAATGGCATAGTTTATGCCGCCGAACCTTTAAATGCCTGCAGCCCATTAACAATCAATGCAGTTGAGGGCCTGCCGTCTCCTTTTGCGTTGGTTATAAGAGGTGGATGTGCATTTGATGAGAAAGTAAAAAATGTGCAGGATGCTGGATTCAAAGCTGCAATCGTATATGACAACGAAAATAGTGGGGTTCTGGTTTCAA TGGCTGGAAGCTCAAGTGGTATTCATATATATGCTGTGTTCGTATCAAAGGCCTCAGGAGAGGTGTTGAAGAAGTTTTCAGGCCATACTGATGTAGAGGTGTGGATACTACCTACATTCGAGAACTCAGCCTGGGTGATCATGGCAATCTCATTCATATCGCTACTTGCCATGTCTGCTGTATTAGCTACATGTTTCTTTGTGAGAAGACATCGAATAAGGAGGGACCACCCTAGAAATCTGGAAGCTCGAGAATTCCATGGAATGAGCAGTCAGTTAGTTAAGGCGATGCCAAGTCTTATTTTCACAAAAGTGCAAGAAGATAACTGCACATCGTCAATGTGTGCCATTTGCCTAGAAGACTACAGTTTTGGAGAGAAGCTTAGAGTGCTGCCCTGCCGTCACA AGTTCCATGCAGCTTGTGTGGACTTGTGGCTGACTTCTTGGAGAACATTCTGTCCTGTATGCAAGCAAGATGCAAGTAGTGGAGTATCAGAACTTGCTGCTACAGAGGCCACCCCGTTACTTTCTTCTGCTGTTCGGTTACCTTCTCAGTCATCTTCATCCCGGTTGAGTGTGGCAGCATCCCCTCCCAGACCAATAAGCCGGCGTCCTTCGTCGCACTCGGTTTCTCGCGCTTACTCTGTTTCTAGTACCCCCCAGTCTCCCAACCCCTTTAGATCTTACACAAACTCTCCTGGCATCAGTACAAGCAGAAGCAATGCCGACCTTGCAAACATGTCATCTCCCCATCCTCGCATCTCACATTTGTCGTCGACACACTCCCTTGTTGGCAGCCACTTGTCACCACCAATCAGTATAAGGTATTCATCGCCCCATGTATCCCAGTTTGGCCATGGATCACCTAGCGTACATGTTGGTTCATCCTATATGTCCAATTCTTTGTATGGATCTTCGAGCTACTACTATCTTGGAGCCTCCAGCCAGCATGGATCATACCTAAGGCGGTGTGGGGAATCAGGGCCAAGCCTGTCTACCATGGTCCCTCAGTCACCACAGCAGTCCCAGCTGGGGCATGGTGGTGAGTCGTCGGAGGCAAATGTGACGGCAGGCGCATCATCAGCTCAGTCCTTGCAGCAATCCTACCTGAGACACTGTGGCGATTCAGATGCCAGTTTGTCTGACATGATGTCAGCCCAGTCCTTGCCGGGATGCTGA
- the LOC117848965 gene encoding protein NRT1/ PTR FAMILY 5.10 isoform X2, with the protein MEIRALRSGFAYFGISANLITYLTGPLGQSNASAAASVNAWSGTASLMPLLGAFLADAYLGRYKSIIIACSLYVLGYGMLTLSATLPALRPAHFFYVSLYLIAVAHGADKPCGLAFAADQFDAAHPEERASRGSLFNWWFFCMAVGISVAVSAVGYIQESVGWGVGFGVPCAIVLCAFTVFLLGTPTYRLYNCKHQSSSESPLLRLARGLRALLFRRGRGRGNHAEAEDARCVLRLLPIWATSLAYGVVYAQIMTLFNKQGRTLDRRIGPFDLPPAALQALGPLSILLFVPVYDRALVPALRWATGNPSGLTMLQRVGAGMATSLAAVSVAALVEARRLATARDHGLVDDPAATVPMTWAWLVPQYAMLGVADVLAVVGLQEFFYDQMPHGLRSLGLALYLSVMGIGGFISSMLISLIDALTGRGGRDSWFADNLNRAHLDYFYWLLAGLSAVELGLYLAFARSYVYKPPSTAAAAASSSSSSV; encoded by the exons ATGGAGATCCGCGCTCTTCGTAGTGG CTTCGCCTACTTCGGCATCTCCGCCAACCTGATCACCTATCTGACGGGCCCCCTGGGGCagtccaacgcctccgccgccgcctccgtcaacGCCTGGTCGGGGACGGCCAGCCTCATGCCCCTGCTCGGCGCCTTCCTCGCCGACGCCTACCTGGGACGATACAAATCCATCATCATCGCATGCTCCCTCTACGTCCTG GGGTATGGCATGCTGACTCTGTCGGCCACGCTTCCGGCGCTGCGGCCGGCGCACTTCTTCTACGTGTCCCTCTACCTCATCGCCGTGGCGCATGGCGCCGACAAGCCCTGCGGCCTGGCCTTCGCCGCCGACCAGTTCGACGCCGCCCACCCCGAGGAGCGCGCCTCCCGGGGATCACTCTTCAACTGGTGGTTCTTCTGCATGGCCGTCGGCATCTCCGTCGCCGTCTCGGCGGTGGGCTACATCCAGGAGTCGGTCGGCTGGGGCGTTGGCTTCGGCGTGCCCTGCGCCATAGTGCTCTGCGCCTTCACCGTCTTCCTGCTGGGCACCCCAACCTACCGCCTCTACAACTGCAAGCACCAGTCCTCCTCCGAGTCCCCCTTGCTCCGCTTGGCCCGCGGCCTCCGAGCACTACTATTCCGAcgaggcagaggcagaggcaaCCATGCAGAAGCAGAGGACGCCCGGTGCGTGCTCCGCCTTCTCCCCATCTGGGCCACCAGCCTCGCGTACGGCGTGGTGTACGCGCAGATCATGACGCTCTTCAACAAGCAGGGCCGCACCCTGGACCGCCGCATCGGCCCATTCGacctgccgcccgccgcgctgcAGGCGCTCGGCCCCCTCAGCATCCTCCTCTTCGTCCCCGTCTACGACCGCGCGCTCGTCCCCGCGCTCCGCTGGGCCACCGGCAACCCGTCCGGGCTCACCATGCTGCAGCGCGTCGGCGCGGGCATGGCCACGTCGCTCGCCGCGGTCTccgtcgccgcgctcgtcgAGGCGCGACGCCTCGCCACGGCGCGGGACCACGGCCTCGTCGACGACCCGGCGGCCACCGTGCCCATGACCTGGGCCTGGCTGGTGCCGCAGTACGCCATGCTGGGGGTGGCCGAcgtgctcgccgtcgtcggcctGCAGGAGTTCTTCTACGACCAGATGCCCCACGGCCTCCGCAGCCTGGGCCTGGCGCTCTACCTCAGCGTCATGGGCATCGGCGGATTCATCAGCAGCATGCTCATCTCCCTCATCGACGCCCTCACGGGCAGAGGTGGCCGCGACAGCTGGTTCGCCGACAACCTCAACCGCGCGCACCTCGACTACTTCTACTGGCTGCTGGCAGGGCTCAGCGCCGTCGAGCTCGGGCTCTACCTCGCATTCGCGCGATCCTACGTCTACAAGCCCCCcagcactgctgctgctgctgcttcttcttcttcttcttctgtctaG
- the LOC117848965 gene encoding protein NRT1/ PTR FAMILY 5.10 isoform X1, which translates to MDPAADPLLLPPPAKQQESPLAGVSDYRGRPVCRGNSGGWRSALFVVAVEIAGSFAYFGISANLITYLTGPLGQSNASAAASVNAWSGTASLMPLLGAFLADAYLGRYKSIIIACSLYVLGYGMLTLSATLPALRPAHFFYVSLYLIAVAHGADKPCGLAFAADQFDAAHPEERASRGSLFNWWFFCMAVGISVAVSAVGYIQESVGWGVGFGVPCAIVLCAFTVFLLGTPTYRLYNCKHQSSSESPLLRLARGLRALLFRRGRGRGNHAEAEDARCVLRLLPIWATSLAYGVVYAQIMTLFNKQGRTLDRRIGPFDLPPAALQALGPLSILLFVPVYDRALVPALRWATGNPSGLTMLQRVGAGMATSLAAVSVAALVEARRLATARDHGLVDDPAATVPMTWAWLVPQYAMLGVADVLAVVGLQEFFYDQMPHGLRSLGLALYLSVMGIGGFISSMLISLIDALTGRGGRDSWFADNLNRAHLDYFYWLLAGLSAVELGLYLAFARSYVYKPPSTAAAAASSSSSSV; encoded by the exons ATGGACCCCGCCGCCGATCCCCTCCTGCTCCCACCCCCAGCCAAGCAGCAGGAGTCTCCTCTCGCCGGCGTCTCCGACTACCGCGGCCGCCCCGTGTGCAGGGGGAACTCGGGGGGATGGAGATCCGCGCTCTTCGTAGTGG CCGTTGAGATCGCCGGCAGCTTCGCCTACTTCGGCATCTCCGCCAACCTGATCACCTATCTGACGGGCCCCCTGGGGCagtccaacgcctccgccgccgcctccgtcaacGCCTGGTCGGGGACGGCCAGCCTCATGCCCCTGCTCGGCGCCTTCCTCGCCGACGCCTACCTGGGACGATACAAATCCATCATCATCGCATGCTCCCTCTACGTCCTG GGGTATGGCATGCTGACTCTGTCGGCCACGCTTCCGGCGCTGCGGCCGGCGCACTTCTTCTACGTGTCCCTCTACCTCATCGCCGTGGCGCATGGCGCCGACAAGCCCTGCGGCCTGGCCTTCGCCGCCGACCAGTTCGACGCCGCCCACCCCGAGGAGCGCGCCTCCCGGGGATCACTCTTCAACTGGTGGTTCTTCTGCATGGCCGTCGGCATCTCCGTCGCCGTCTCGGCGGTGGGCTACATCCAGGAGTCGGTCGGCTGGGGCGTTGGCTTCGGCGTGCCCTGCGCCATAGTGCTCTGCGCCTTCACCGTCTTCCTGCTGGGCACCCCAACCTACCGCCTCTACAACTGCAAGCACCAGTCCTCCTCCGAGTCCCCCTTGCTCCGCTTGGCCCGCGGCCTCCGAGCACTACTATTCCGAcgaggcagaggcagaggcaaCCATGCAGAAGCAGAGGACGCCCGGTGCGTGCTCCGCCTTCTCCCCATCTGGGCCACCAGCCTCGCGTACGGCGTGGTGTACGCGCAGATCATGACGCTCTTCAACAAGCAGGGCCGCACCCTGGACCGCCGCATCGGCCCATTCGacctgccgcccgccgcgctgcAGGCGCTCGGCCCCCTCAGCATCCTCCTCTTCGTCCCCGTCTACGACCGCGCGCTCGTCCCCGCGCTCCGCTGGGCCACCGGCAACCCGTCCGGGCTCACCATGCTGCAGCGCGTCGGCGCGGGCATGGCCACGTCGCTCGCCGCGGTCTccgtcgccgcgctcgtcgAGGCGCGACGCCTCGCCACGGCGCGGGACCACGGCCTCGTCGACGACCCGGCGGCCACCGTGCCCATGACCTGGGCCTGGCTGGTGCCGCAGTACGCCATGCTGGGGGTGGCCGAcgtgctcgccgtcgtcggcctGCAGGAGTTCTTCTACGACCAGATGCCCCACGGCCTCCGCAGCCTGGGCCTGGCGCTCTACCTCAGCGTCATGGGCATCGGCGGATTCATCAGCAGCATGCTCATCTCCCTCATCGACGCCCTCACGGGCAGAGGTGGCCGCGACAGCTGGTTCGCCGACAACCTCAACCGCGCGCACCTCGACTACTTCTACTGGCTGCTGGCAGGGCTCAGCGCCGTCGAGCTCGGGCTCTACCTCGCATTCGCGCGATCCTACGTCTACAAGCCCCCcagcactgctgctgctgctgcttcttcttcttcttcttctgtctaG